CTTATCTCGACAAAGAGCGATGCGAGTATATGGAAATACAGCTTTCCTGGCCAGCGCTCTTGAAAAATGAAACCTGTAATTCATCGAGGCGCCACTGTGGTCCGTCCTGCGACTTTTGCGGCGATGCAGCGAAGCGGTCAAAGCCGCCACTgggattctggattctggagGGGATGGGCACGGATGGGTTCGATGGAGTTGGATGGTGGAATGCCGATGGGGaaggggatggggatggggatgttTGTGCCGTTGGAGCTGCGGAAGTGCTGCGTTGCCATTGAACCGTTAACGACTGGCATTCTTTTCGAGTCTCTTTGGCGGTGGAAGCGGGGGGTGTGGCGGGGGGTGGAGAGATTAATTTTCGTTTGGCGCGcttgttaataaattaataaattaaattgcatatttCGCTTTATACTTTATGACGCTTTGGCCGCACTCTCTCTTGTTTTCGTAGGTTTGCCAtctacatgtatgtatgtatgtgccgAAAATGTaccatttttaatataaataatttcgccTGATTTTCTCTTTGACACACACGGCCTGCCAACAGGGGGGGGATACCCCTCTCAATGTCATTATCTTTGGCGCTAGctgcataaacaaatttaaagcatttcCAATAAATTTTGCATTCGGTTGCGCGATTAATAACAAGGGTTTTCCCCTGTTTATGTGCGACAGGCATTAAACtttattaatcaattttaTGGAATTTTTACTGAGTCGCTAATGGATTTATAAACGAGTGCTCCATCAATCCTTTAtgcttaattgcaatttaattatttttaattaatcaatACAAAGTGAATGATTTCAGTGCAGCGATTAGGTGTATATGCAACACAagtaaaaatagaaatatatgtattaaatTAGGTAATCACTTTAAAAGCTGTAAAAGTAGGAAAGTAGGAAACCAaggagaacgctatagtcgtgccccgactatctgatacccgttactcagctagtggtgcggggtgcggagTGCGGGTAACAAGtaacgagtaacgggtataaaaagtaaatatgctCCATcgataaaatacaaattaaattatgttttatcAACACCAAGTTAAACAAAGGGcccaaacaaatgaaattgttgtcAAACAAATTGtgcagcatacttttaggGTGGTGGCCATTCTGACAGGGAACAAATTTAGAACCGAAATCTGTAACCGAAATTAACCGGTTCACTATGTGTAACTGAAACGGAacggaaataaacaaaatggtTAATTCATGTACCAAATCGGTTAAGCCGGTACCGGTTCAAACCCATTTGAATGTATTTTTAACTTTACACTTACAAATTTCAATTCTGACAACGTTGTAATTTGTTTACGAAAAACCAGTACTTGCTGATTTAAGTACCTATTCGAAAAATCAGAAAcgtaataaattatttagtatGTACGTGAAATTTGAGCTTCCCAAAAGATAACAATTTTTTGCGACAAATTTACGCCTCTTTTTTGTTAGCGGAGGTATAGACTCGAATTGATTAGGATCACAACCGAATTCCGTCCGCCTTTCAGACTTCGTATACTTTGAATAGGTTCAACCAATTAGATGCTATGCAGAGATTACAATATTACTGCTGTAAAAATGTGCTTCTATTGATTAAACGGTGTTGCATTCATTGACGGCATTAATGAATCAATCTAATTTCTTGTGATAGATTAGAATATTGCCGGAATAAGCCGGGCAAAATGGCTGATGTTGGCATTTGTCGCTAATGTTTCATTGTAAGTCATGGAATCATGGAAATGTTCAGCTTAAATCacatattataattttgataAATGAGCTTTGTGTCAAAATTAagttaacaaaataaattagtatACGTCGTTTGAACTTTGTAGATTTTTCTGTCTTGTCGTAGACTCTGTAGATAACCCCCCTACTTAAATGCCGAAAAGAAAATACGTATTTAAATCGCTATAGCTGATAAGCTAACCAAGCAAAAAGAGCCGAGCTGCAAGAATTCTACaagcacaggcacaggcacacagTCGTCGGAAGAAACCCCGCAAGTGGGGAAGTGTGGGTAATATTTGGTTTGGCGGCGATGAGAGAGCACTAAATGCGAATAAGGCATTCGGCATAcggaatatatgtacataaaatcGAAACCGCGTGAAACGAGATTTTAGTTGAATTTGAGACAGCGGCAAACGCGCAACCACCCGTCCTGAAGCATCGATAAATCGGATtcgaaatcggaatcgcaAAACTCGTCGGGTTAGAATACAATTAGCAGCTTTACCTTGAAATGATCGTATCTAAGCACCAGAGACAAGAACTTTGTAAGGCGCCGCAGTACAGGTGCAGCATATGAGTCTCGCCGTGAAAGTGAAACAAACGCGCGGAAATATCAGCTATACACCATTGCCCCAAAATAGAAATTCCAAGGAGCAATGGTGCGAAATCTATGGACTGCCCTCCTCCTGCTGGGCAGTGCCACCTGCGGTTCCAGTGTGCCGGTCAACGCAAATGATCCTGAACAGAGTTGTCCGTACCTCGGCGAGTGCAATTCCACAATCAATGAGCAGCACATCGACACCCTAATGTCCTACGTGGACAGCGAAAAGAATCCCTGCGAGGACTTCTACGGCTACGCCTGTGGGAAATGGAGTGCGAAGCACGGAAGCCACACCACAGCCACGATGATCAGCGAATCGCAGATCAATCGCCAGTACGAGGACCTGTTCCTCCAGCTGCTGAGGAATCCCAGTGCCCCGGAGTACGCATACCCCATGTACGCCAAGGTGCTGGCCCATTACCAGTCGTGCATCGTCCTGGAAAAACCCGACCTGCGGCGGTACATCGAGCTACTGGACCGCGAACTGCTCGCCTCCTTGAACTCCACGCACTGGATGCACCTGCTGGCGGCTCTTGGGCGGTACGGCTACCACGGCCACTTCGTCCAAGTGGAGGTGCGTTGGTACAACGCCACCCACCACATGATCTTCCTGCAGCCGCACAATCACCACCTCAACCTGAGTCTCACGGAGGACATCTATGATGCGCTGAGTCAGGATGGCTCCTCCTGGCCCCCGCTCCaccagctgcaggagcagtTCAAAAGTCTGGAGCAGAACCTGGTACGACTGGCGAAGCCGCTTTCGACGGATGACACATTCCGGAATTACAGTCTGGAGCAGATTCGGAAGGAGGTGCCGGCACTGCAGTGGGACGAGGCGTTGAGGACGCAGCTGGGCAGAACGGTGGCTGGGGATCACATCTTCCAGGTGGACGACTTGGACGCCATCCAGGGGCTGGTAGAGTACCTCAATACGGCGGATACACTTCTGCTCAATCGATACAGCCTGGCAAGGTTCCTCAGCCACCTGCTGGAGCTGCCGCACAATCCGCTGGCCACGTGGCGGACCGGCCAGCGGTCCCGGGGAAGGAGCTGCATTCGCCACATGCGCCGCTCCGTTTACCTGCCGATGAACTACGTTTACGAGAGAAGTTTCTACGCCCGGCGGCGACACGCGGACGAGGTGGTCATCCACAGCGTgttccagcagctgcagagcCAGCTGGAGCAGCGGGTGCAGCACAACGTCTTCAATCTGAGCCAGGAGCTGGTGCACTCGCTGCAGGCAAAGGTGCACCAGATGCGCATCAACGTGGGCAACCTGCCGCCCAACGTTTCGGAGCAGTTCTACTGGGACAGCGACCGGCGGTGGAGCGTGGGTCGCGACTTCTACGAGAACCACCTGAACAGCCTGCTGTACTACTACACGCTCGTCGCCGATCTGGAAAGCAGCACGGACCAGGAGGAGCGCGACATCTGGTACAGCTTCAACATGCACACGCCCGAGTTTCCGGACAACATCGATGCCACGCCCTACTTCTACTGCCTGGGCAACATCATCTTCGTGCCGTACTCCTACGTGAAGCGTCCCTTCTTCGACGCCAACTTCTGGCCAGCGCTGCTCTACGGCGATCTGGCCAACACCCTGGGCCACGAGATCATGCACGCCTTGGACACGGACCTGGTGGACTACGATGCGCGGGGTAATCTGCGCAACTTCAGCGAACAGTTGGGCGAAGTGGAGCTCTACAACGGGGCGGTTGGCTGCCTGAACAGCAGCGCCGTAATGCTGAACGAGCGCACCTCGGACGTCAGCGGATCCCGGCTGGCCCTGCAGACCTACGGCGGCGACTGGCTCACCCGGTCGGGCAACGGGCGGCTCTACTTCCTCCAGTTCGCCCACTTCTTCTGCGGCGATGAGGGCGACCAGTACCACGACTCCGGCAGCCAGCGGCTCAACTACGCCCTCGGCCAGGTGCTGCAGTTCGCCGAGGTGTTCCAGTGCCACGTTGGCTCTGGCATGACCAGCGCGGACCAGTGCCCCTACTGGTGACGGGGGAAACGCAGAGACGGTGACTGCAAGTCGGTGTATAGCTTTAATTAGGAACCCAAGTATTGTGAATAAACTTCTATGCTTAGCAATTGCGTATGCGGTTCGCATCTGTCGGGCGGATTTTCCGACACGGACTCAGTTAATTTTCAATTACGTGTGCCACGTGATAGACAGGACATCGGTGAGCAGTAGATGCCCTTCCAGGATGTTCGCTGTCAGGCGGGGAGAAAAAAATGGGGTACTCACGCCTACACAGTGAAAATAGAGCTTTCCAAAATGGGGCGCTTcactgaaaatatttaacagtGTGTGAggcaaaacctttttcaaagaTACAAAATGTTTCGACTCTGTTTGTGTGCACCCTGAACTTTTGCAGGTTTCCGCTGTGGAAGAGCTCACGGGTGATTTTGCTCGCTTGTCCACGGTGCGTATGTGCTACGCGGCGTgctcttatttatttgctaattAACACCCAACCTGCGCAGAAACCAAGACTGAATACGACTTCGATTCCGATTGCCGGGGCAAAGTCGCTAGCCGCAAATTGTTGCACTGTGCAACTTGTTGAAGGTCGTCGCGCAAatcgctcatacgccgcgtgggtCCAGAGGCTAGAAGGCTAGAAGGCGCGTGGCAAGCGGTCGGGTTCGCCTGGCAACCGCATTAATGGGCCATTAACAACCTGCCGGGATGATAGCGCGTGAGCCGCGTGTCAAACAGCGGTTTGCCCCAACAACGTGGCTCCGATGGCTTCCGATGAATGGCCGACCGTCTGTTTGGCTTTGGCACACAAGTGGACTAGAAACGGGGGCTTGAATTGAATCTGCGATAAAGAACGAATGCCTCGGAACGCAAACTACTCATGGGAAATACTCATGCTGCCTCCAGACATCTAAATCAATATGCTGCGCTTCTAATTTGGTATGTTTCAGATTATTCTTATCGTCTTTTTCCGAGTCAGCAAAATGGATAGGATAAACACATCTTTAGCAGTCTGAATTCCACAGTCGCTCATCCAActctgctgcattatgctgagTGTGAGCTACTGCGATATAGCCCCACAGACCTCCAGTCCGTCTATCCAACAAGCGGCTTATCAGTGCTTCATTCATTCATGTAATTCAAAGCGACTGTGCATTATATTTGGGCTGCCttataattagttttaaaataaaccgCTTGGCCAGCGGAACGCGGAAAGCCGAGTGACGCAATCGGAGCTGCGAATTGCGCATGGTGTGCTGTGGTGTGAGTCGCCGGCAGCTGGCGGAAGCCAGCAACAAACTCGCCTCCGCCTCTGATCGCCACGGCGTTGCTCCGCTCGGCTGAGGTCCGTTCCTTGACCCCCGGATTCCGGCGGTCTCTTCGGTCTCGGCGGTCTCGGTCGGCACTCGGGGTTTCCATGTCACGTGCTCTAGCTCGGCGGAGCAGCAAGTATGTGGGTCTGTGCTGAATTGATTGATTCGCCAGCGAAGGTGGCGCACTGGAAGACAGACAGACTGATAGACTGACAGACTGGCAGACTGAAAGACTGACGAACTGACAGACTGATAGGGCTGATGAAATTACAAGTCGCGCAGCGTCATTCGGAACGATTATGGGCATGTTATGCGAGTAAACGGATTTCGCGGCAATGAAATAATTACCAACAATACAGAACTGCTAGTGCCTAATTAACCCCCGTTCAGATT
This genomic stretch from Drosophila teissieri strain GT53w chromosome 2L, Prin_Dtei_1.1, whole genome shotgun sequence harbors:
- the LOC122625852 gene encoding endothelin-converting enzyme 2-like, giving the protein MVRNLWTALLLLGSATCGSSVPVNANDPEQSCPYLGECNSTINEQHIDTLMSYVDSEKNPCEDFYGYACGKWSAKHGSHTTATMISESQINRQYEDLFLQLLRNPSAPEYAYPMYAKVLAHYQSCIVLEKPDLRRYIELLDRELLASLNSTHWMHLLAALGRYGYHGHFVQVEVRWYNATHHMIFLQPHNHHLNLSLTEDIYDALSQDGSSWPPLHQLQEQFKSLEQNLVRLAKPLSTDDTFRNYSLEQIRKEVPALQWDEALRTQLGRTVAGDHIFQVDDLDAIQGLVEYLNTADTLLLNRYSLARFLSHLLELPHNPLATWRTGQRSRGRSCIRHMRRSVYLPMNYVYERSFYARRRHADEVVIHSVFQQLQSQLEQRVQHNVFNLSQELVHSLQAKVHQMRINVGNLPPNVSEQFYWDSDRRWSVGRDFYENHLNSLLYYYTLVADLESSTDQEERDIWYSFNMHTPEFPDNIDATPYFYCLGNIIFVPYSYVKRPFFDANFWPALLYGDLANTLGHEIMHALDTDLVDYDARGNLRNFSEQLGEVELYNGAVGCLNSSAVMLNERTSDVSGSRLALQTYGGDWLTRSGNGRLYFLQFAHFFCGDEGDQYHDSGSQRLNYALGQVLQFAEVFQCHVGSGMTSADQCPYW